The Drosophila mauritiana strain mau12 chromosome 2R, ASM438214v1, whole genome shotgun sequence genome has a segment encoding these proteins:
- the LOC117136424 gene encoding parafibromin, with product MDPILKTLTETMTVEAIAIIKAKRLAMKQSVNMNAMEMRAQEREMRRMSDNMQKELGKRAMERERPCRVFEEQLLGEREMTTAQKYLKLFNDSKMRSLDHTWSELSATAIEETMDMPELPPQPEIMTEPPRRKTRYNRYGQEKFLTDQQEFAINPQGSNLEKAATFLESQQDKQLNRNDSESKEIIEIPKHDSKGRGHSKLYSRMPIIVVPPTKTSMVNLYNIKKLLQDLRYLNVADVPGEIQLKEVIVEHQFQNETVSYRVIDNVARLTPVEWDRVIAVFAMGPRWQFKDWPKGANPAAIFHKLCAFHLHFKHTPMSNELRKMQVHSLALSPYERHSDSGILMEFWNKVDQHMAVHARQFAFIWQE from the exons ATGGATCCTATCCTAAAGACCCTTACCGAGACCATGACCGTGGAGGCCATCGCTATCATCAAGGCCAAGCGCTTGGCTATGAAGCAGAGCGTCAATATGAACGCCATGGAGATGAGGGCCCAGGAGCGGGAGATGCGTCGCATGTCGGATAACATGCAGAAGGAACTGGGCAAGCGGGCCATGGAGCGGGAGCGACCGTGCCGCGTTTTCGAGGAACAGCTGCTGGGCGAAAGGGAGATGACGACTGCTCAGAAATACCTCAAATTGTTCAACGATTCCAAGATGCGTAGCTTGGACCACACGTGGTCGGAGTTATCAGCGACAGCCATTGAGGAAACGATGGACATGCCGGAATTGCCGCCCCAGCCGGAGATCATGACAGAGCCGCCTAGGCGGAAGACCAGGTACAATCGCTATGGCCAGGAGAAATTCCTCACGGATCAGCAGGAGTTCGCCATAAATCCGCAGGGCAGCAACTTGGAGAAGGCCGCAACTTTTCTCGAAAGTCAACAAGACAAGCAGCTCAACAGGAACGATTCTGAGAGTAAGGAAATCATTGAAATACCGAAGCACGACAGCAAGGGTCGCGGCCACTCGAAGCTTTACTCACGGATGCCCATCATTGTGGTTCCACCTACAAAGACCAGCATGGTCAACCTGTACAATATCAAGAAACTGCTCCAGGACTTGCGCTACTTGAATGTGGCTGATGTGCCTGGTGAAATTCAACTCAAGGAGGTCATAGTCGAGCACCAATTCCAG AACGAGACTGTGAGCTACCGGGTCATCGACAACGTGGCGCGCCTGACCCCCGTCGAGTGGGATCGTGTGATCGCCGTGTTCGCCATGGGACCACGCTGGCAATTCAAGGATTGGCCGAAGGGCGCTAACCCCGCCGCCATCTTCCACAAGCTGTGCGCCTTCCATCTGCACTTCAAGCATACGCCGATGTCCAATGAGCTGCGCAAAATGCAGGTGCACTCGCTGGCCCTCTCGCCCTACGAGCGCCACTCGGACAGCGGCATCCTGATGGAGTTCTGGAACAAAGTGGACCAACACATGGCCGTCCATGCCCGTCAGTTTGCGTTTATCTGGCAGGAGTAG